One genomic region from Mytilus trossulus isolate FHL-02 chromosome 9, PNRI_Mtr1.1.1.hap1, whole genome shotgun sequence encodes:
- the LOC134684569 gene encoding uncharacterized protein LOC134684569 produces MKLEYFLWSLTVILVGYGFKTCLSDHPEHTDLSFQYEPDSRMFGVKFILHRKRQCYAYNMTESEHSLIHTPGGLTSVESTVLTLVTNATHLAHITHRESISQISRNFANFCGNTAVYLLN; encoded by the exons ATGAAGCTTGAATATTTTCTATGGTCCCTAACAGTTATATTG GTTGGATATGGTTTCAAAACATGCTTGTCTGACCACCCAGAACACACAGACCTATCATTTCAATATGAGCCTGATTCT AGAATGTTTGGAGTTAAATTTATACTACATCGAAAGAGACAGTGCTACGCTTACAACATGACGGAGTCGGAGCATTCATTGATACATACCCCAGGAGGCTTGACATCAGTAGAG tcgACGGTTCTAACATTGGTTACAAATGCTACACATCTTGCTCATATCACTCACAGGGAATCGATTAGCCAAATCAGTCGTAACTTCGCCAATTTTTGTGGTAACACCGCGGTATATCTTTTGAACTGA